The DNA region CATAAGCGTGAAACGTTACGTTAGCGCCTCTGCGCTTCAACCAATGGTACATCCGGGTTCCATGACTGTAATCCACCTGCGTGTCAGACGTGCCGTGCATGATCAGCACCGGGCAGCGAAGTTTATGTGCACTCGACAGGGGGGAACGTGCAAGATAAGCTTCGGGAACTGCATGTGGGGAACCACCGAGCACTCGTTTCAATGTGCGTCTCAGGTCAGTTCGTTCATGATAGGTGCGCTCCACATCGGCGACACCGCTCCAAAGCACGAGCTTATGCACTTGGTCCGGCCCCTCATTGTAGGTGGTTGCTGTATGTACGGCATTAATAGCTCCTCGGGAGAATCCCATTAGAGATATCCGTGTTGGATCGGCAAAAGGCCACCCTTGCACAAGCCGATAAGCGGCATGCACATCCTCGGCATCACTTCCTCCGTACTCGTCACGTCCTTCACCGCCCTCGTTGCCACGATAGGATGGAGCGAACACGATATAACCCTTCTGGACAAATTGCTCAAGCCAAGCCGTATTTACCCCTCCATAGTTACCCAGTCCGCCTCGGCAATAGATCAGAACAGGCCATCGTCTATGACGATCGCCCACTGTTTGTTTCGTTACAGCAGGATAACGGCTTGCGAGCAGTTGCAGCTGCATGCGTTCTGACAAGAAAGGCGAGTCAGGGAAAGAAGAGGAGGCATGAGAGCTATCATATGCCGGGAAGGTGGATAAGGAGCATCCGTCAGGGAGGCATAAATAGCCTTTTACCCGAAGCGAATCGGACGAATACGTCACTAGATAGAGCAGGGCTATCGACCTCTTTTCTCAGTGATGGCGTGGTAAACGACGGTGGTACTTCTTTAGGATGCGCGTAAAACAAGTTCCCATACTCTCCAGGCCGCAACGTCTGTTACGGGTGAGAAATTCGTTTATTGGCTCCATATGATTTATAATGGTTCAGAAGACATGTGGATTGCTCCGCAGTACTCTTTACTTATAAAACAATTTTAGTGTGCACGAAGAAAGGAAGAAAACCATGATGAACGCTCCACATCCGATTGATCAATTCAAGAAATTCAAATATGAAATTACGAGATTTATGATGATCTATAAATTTGCGTTGGATCAAATGGAGACCAAAATCGAGGTGCTGAAGGAAGAGTTTCAGTCCCTGCATGATTACAGCCCGATTGAACATACCAAATCCAGGTTGAAATCACCTGAAAGTATTATGAACAAGATGTTCCGCAAAAATCATGAGTTAACCTTTGACAGCATCAAGAAAAATATTAAGGATATCGCCGGCGTTCGTATTACCTGCTCGTTTATCTCCGATATCTATCGGATTAAGGATATGTTGTGCAACCAAAGTGACCTGCGTGTACTTGAAGTAAAAGATTATATCGAGAATCCGAAGCCCAACGGCTACCAAAGTCTTCACCTTCTGGTGGAGGTGCCAGTCTACATGTCCAATGGGGAGGAACGGGCATGTGTGGAGATTCAGATTCGTACAATCGCGATGGATTTCTGGGCAAGTCTGGAGCATAAGATCTTTTATAAATATAATAAAGATGTTCCCGAACGTTTGACCAGGGAACTGAAAAGTGCGGCAGATTCTGCCAACGCACTGGATCAACAAATGGAGAGACTTCACCGGGAGATTCAGGAGATCAAGGACGCCGAGAATGAGCGGGACGAAGAAGAACTGCGCCGTATTATTATTAACAATCAACAGTTCACCTTGCCATCCAACCTGCTCAAGCTGTTGGGAGACGGGGAACACTAGTTCATATGAAAAGTACACCAGATTCTTTAAGTACCCATTCTACATCCCGCGTTCGTATGGCATTAATTCTGGGGACACTGTCAGCCTTCGGGCCGCTGTCCCTGGATATGTACTTGCCAGCATTGCCTACACTGGCTGATGAATTCCAGTCATCCACTTCCTATGCCCAGCTTAGTCTTACGGCATGTATGGTCGGACTGGCGGTAGGACAACTGCTTGCCGGACCTTTAAGTGATGTGCGTGGCCGCCGTACGCCGCTTATTGCAGGTCTTGTACTTTATACGATCGCTTCCATACTCTGCCTGGTCAGTCCGACGATGGGTTCTTTTGTAGCCCTGCGCTTTATTCAGGGGGCAGCGGGGGCTGCCGGAATTGTCATCTCGCGTGCGGTTGTAAGGGACGTATATTCCGGGCCGGAGCTGACACGCTTCTTCTCCCTGCTCATGCTGATTAATGGAGTCGCTCCGATCGCTGCACCCATTATTGGTGGACAATTGCTTGTGTATACGTCATGGCGTGGCGTATTTATTTTGCTGAGTATTATCGGCATATTGACTTTGGTAGCCGTGGTGCTTGGTCTTGGAGAGACGTTGCCTTCAGAACGCAGATCCAGCGGAGGACTCAAGCAGACTCTGACTACATTCCGCAAAATTGCGGGGGATCGTTTATTTATGGGATATGCTTTAACCCAGGGGTTCGTAGCAGCTGGCATGTTTGCCTACATATCGGGTTCACCCTTCGTTTTGCAGAAAATATATGGCATCTCCCCGCAAATGTTCAGTGTCTGCTTTGCCATTAACGGGCTGGGCATCATTCTGGCAAGCCAGATCGCCGGGAGACTTGCAGGTAAAGTATCTGAGACCCGGTTGTTAATCGCCGGGCTGTTAACTGCTGCCCTGGGAGGAACATCACTGCTTGTTGCGATTTTGGCTGGAGGCAATCTGATCTCGGTTCTGATCCCTTTATTCCTGGTCGTATCCAGTGTAGGGTTGGTCAATACAGCTTCTTTTGCACTGGCGATGGCCAATCAGGAGAAATCGGCAGGCAGCGCTTCTGCACTTATTGGGGTCATGACGTTTCTGTTCGGTGGCATTGTCGCTCCACTCGTAGGTCTGGGAGGAGAAGGAACGGCTGTGCCGATGGGAATGGTTATCGCCTGTGCTGATCTGGGCGCATTGCTGCTGTATGTAGTTATGGTGGGCAAGAGTGGTAGACTTCAAAATAAACAGCGTCTGAATTGAAATGTTGGTGCGTTAATGTTCTGGCTAACCCATTAACTCGCTCTTATAAAAAATATCATGAAAAAGCGCTCCAGATGAAGGCTCGTTCCTTCAACTGGGGCGCTTGTTCTATGTCCGATCAGGTTTAGCAGAGAGCAAACAGAATTTGGGTGTTGAGCAGGATACTTGGAGTTAGGAATGGATAGAAGTATCCCACCACAAACCCGAACCAATTAACGGCTGGCCACATCAGGTAAACATCATTGTACGTAAATACAAGAGATTATCGGTTGTAACAGAAATTTTGCAATACACGCTGCTCTGGATTACGTGGCGTTGCAACACCCGATTGGGCAAATTGAATGGCGGCATTCGCCCAAATGTGAATCATAGGAATGAAGAGCCCGTTTAATTTTAAACGCCACAACTCCATTGACAATTTCATTGATAACAATTATCATTGTCAATGGAATTGGACAAAAGTACATACAGGTATTAAATAGGCATGAGTAATGTATAAACGTCTACATTTGTCATAACAACTCAATGTATTGAGATGTTCATCTTGAAAGGGGACAGTCACGTGTTTAAGAAAAACAAAAAAATGATCTTGCTTATGATTACCGTAATGGTCATGTCCATTTGGCTGGCAGCATGCGGGTCGAAGTCAGCAGACAACGGTACGGCAGCAGGAGAGACTAAAACAGGATCGGAGACTGGGACACAGACAGAGGCTCCGACAGAACGTACATTGACCGATGCGATGGGTCACGAAGTGAAAATCCCTGCAAATCCCGAGCGTATCATCGCTTCGTATCTGGAAGATCATCTCGTTACACTTGGCGTTAAGCCAGTTGCCCAATGGTCTGTAGCTAGTGGAATCCAGGAGTATCTGCAAAAAGATCTGGACGGTATACCCGGCATTGCAAGTGATCTTCCGTTCGAAGCAGTGGCAAGTTTCTCGCCG from Paenibacillus sp. JNUCC-31 includes:
- a CDS encoding GTP pyrophosphokinase, producing the protein MNAPHPIDQFKKFKYEITRFMMIYKFALDQMETKIEVLKEEFQSLHDYSPIEHTKSRLKSPESIMNKMFRKNHELTFDSIKKNIKDIAGVRITCSFISDIYRIKDMLCNQSDLRVLEVKDYIENPKPNGYQSLHLLVEVPVYMSNGEERACVEIQIRTIAMDFWASLEHKIFYKYNKDVPERLTRELKSAADSANALDQQMERLHREIQEIKDAENERDEEELRRIIINNQQFTLPSNLLKLLGDGEH
- a CDS encoding alpha/beta hydrolase family protein yields the protein MSERMQLQLLASRYPAVTKQTVGDRHRRWPVLIYCRGGLGNYGGVNTAWLEQFVQKGYIVFAPSYRGNEGGEGRDEYGGSDAEDVHAAYRLVQGWPFADPTRISLMGFSRGAINAVHTATTYNEGPDQVHKLVLWSGVADVERTYHERTDLRRTLKRVLGGSPHAVPEAYLARSPLSSAHKLRCPVLIMHGTSDTQVDYSHGTRMYHWLKRRGANVTFHAYGGQDHRFHERMHRAAVDNMFDWLAGP
- a CDS encoding multidrug effflux MFS transporter — translated: MKSTPDSLSTHSTSRVRMALILGTLSAFGPLSLDMYLPALPTLADEFQSSTSYAQLSLTACMVGLAVGQLLAGPLSDVRGRRTPLIAGLVLYTIASILCLVSPTMGSFVALRFIQGAAGAAGIVISRAVVRDVYSGPELTRFFSLLMLINGVAPIAAPIIGGQLLVYTSWRGVFILLSIIGILTLVAVVLGLGETLPSERRSSGGLKQTLTTFRKIAGDRLFMGYALTQGFVAAGMFAYISGSPFVLQKIYGISPQMFSVCFAINGLGIILASQIAGRLAGKVSETRLLIAGLLTAALGGTSLLVAILAGGNLISVLIPLFLVVSSVGLVNTASFALAMANQEKSAGSASALIGVMTFLFGGIVAPLVGLGGEGTAVPMGMVIACADLGALLLYVVMVGKSGRLQNKQRLN